One genomic region from Reichenbachiella ulvae encodes:
- a CDS encoding type II toxin-antitoxin system RelE/ParE family toxin yields the protein MHKVREVIAYKHYFEDFLKNQSTKVQNKIFKIIEAIEILERVPSSYLKHITGSDGLYETRIQLGPNIWRVFCFFDGNQLVILLNGFQK from the coding sequence ATGCACAAAGTCCGAGAGGTCATTGCTTACAAACATTATTTTGAAGATTTTCTTAAGAACCAATCTACCAAGGTTCAGAACAAAATCTTTAAGATCATTGAAGCAATCGAAATTCTCGAACGTGTTCCATCCAGTTATTTAAAACATATAACTGGCAGTGACGGGCTCTATGAAACAAGGATTCAATTGGGACCCAACATTTGGAGAGTATTTTGCTTTTTTGATGGAAACCAATTAGTCATCCTTCTTAATGGATTTCAAAAGTAA
- a CDS encoding DUF6134 family protein, protein MNLLKNIPKGFFLILALSIGFQASGQKLVYELVKGGDVIGEMICEKIESGDQLTYSIRSVTNFRIVVKLTVEYQLDETYENGVLIEGRTNSTLNGVTQKESTVKKRNTDYRVETESDIVFLQDKEISYSIPEIYFQEPVGKDKIFSQVFATYLVIQDQGDHSYLLESEDGNNIYKYEDGICTEVKVDRSYATFYIKLKSK, encoded by the coding sequence TTGAATTTGTTAAAAAATATACCCAAAGGATTTTTTTTAATTTTAGCATTATCAATTGGTTTTCAGGCTTCTGGCCAGAAGTTGGTCTACGAATTGGTCAAAGGTGGTGATGTGATCGGAGAAATGATTTGCGAAAAAATCGAATCTGGAGATCAGCTGACCTACTCCATTCGCAGTGTGACCAATTTTAGAATTGTGGTAAAGCTCACCGTAGAATATCAGCTGGACGAAACCTATGAAAATGGGGTGTTGATAGAAGGAAGAACTAATAGTACTCTCAATGGTGTGACACAGAAGGAATCTACGGTCAAGAAAAGAAACACAGACTACAGAGTGGAGACAGAAAGTGACATTGTCTTTCTGCAGGACAAAGAAATCAGCTATTCTATTCCTGAGATTTATTTTCAGGAGCCAGTAGGGAAGGACAAGATATTTTCTCAGGTATTTGCCACCTATCTGGTGATTCAGGATCAGGGAGATCATAGCTATCTGCTAGAATCTGAAGATGGTAACAATATCTATAAATATGAAGATGGCATCTGCACGGAAGTGAAAGTAGATCGGAGCTATGCTACCTTTTATATCAAACTAAAATCCAAGTAA
- a CDS encoding helix-turn-helix domain-containing protein: MTTKSWKTIKDDVFGKVGTPRRDQLEREAEGLKIGLMLRQAREQKQLTQQQLGELVDKKRTYISRVENDGSNLTLKTLYDIVEKGLGGKVTINIDL, translated from the coding sequence ATGACAACTAAATCCTGGAAAACCATAAAAGATGACGTCTTTGGAAAAGTAGGCACGCCAAGACGTGACCAATTAGAAAGGGAAGCAGAAGGCTTAAAAATAGGATTGATGTTGCGTCAAGCTCGTGAGCAAAAACAACTAACCCAACAACAATTAGGCGAACTAGTAGATAAAAAAAGAACCTATATTTCTAGGGTTGAAAATGATGGGAGCAATCTCACATTGAAAACGCTATACGACATAGTAGAAAAAGGACTTGGAGGAAAGGTAACTATCAATATTGACTTATAA
- a CDS encoding IMPACT family protein: protein MAVETYRIIKAPTEGFYKEKGSKFISYAYPVEEVEEVKPIVEELKKQYHDARHYCFAHIINAGNVQHIRANDDGEPGHSAGDPILGQIKSFDLVNTLVVVVRYFGGTKLGVPGLVHAYKTAAEDALSKAEILTMEVKTDFTLDYPYEQTQDVLRITNDFGVEIKDQQYTASCLLKGRIDPDRFAAYRDKIALLDLKVVKR, encoded by the coding sequence ATGGCAGTAGAAACTTACCGCATAATCAAAGCACCTACCGAGGGATTTTATAAAGAAAAAGGGAGTAAATTCATTTCCTACGCTTACCCTGTAGAGGAGGTCGAGGAGGTGAAGCCAATAGTTGAAGAATTAAAAAAGCAATACCATGATGCACGACATTATTGTTTTGCCCATATCATCAATGCTGGTAATGTTCAACACATCCGCGCCAATGATGATGGGGAACCAGGGCATTCTGCAGGGGACCCGATCTTGGGACAGATCAAGTCTTTTGATTTGGTGAATACATTGGTCGTAGTGGTGCGTTACTTTGGAGGAACCAAACTGGGTGTGCCGGGATTGGTTCATGCATACAAGACCGCTGCTGAAGATGCGCTCTCTAAGGCTGAGATCTTGACCATGGAGGTGAAGACGGATTTTACTTTAGACTATCCCTATGAGCAAACGCAAGATGTCCTTCGCATCACCAACGATTTTGGTGTGGAGATCAAGGATCAGCAGTACACGGCAAGCTGTCTGCTAAAGGGACGGATTGATCCCGATCGATTCGCTGCCTATCGAGATAAGATCGCTCTTTTAGATCTGAAAGTGGTCAAACGCTAG
- the rlmN gene encoding 23S rRNA (adenine(2503)-C(2))-methyltransferase RlmN, producing the protein MTKSAGIKDLRKVSQEEIGGFLKEIGEKPFRAKQIKEWIWKKSAKSIDEMTNLSLKTREILKEHFVINPVTVDKEQKSSDGTIKSAMKLHDDHVVESVLIPADNRMTACVSSQVGCSLSCKFCATGYMDRARNLDASEIYDQVVAVHNQAKDNFDQPLSNIVYMGMGEPLLNYANVLESIKHITSPEGLNMSPKRITVSTAGIAKMIKKLADDQVKFNLALSLHAANDEKRNQIMPINETNTLNVLREALQYFYQKTGNKITFEYILFYDFNDSEQDAQELYEFWKRVPARINIIEYNPISEASYKNADENTLDNFMNYLTKRGVNVHVRRSRGKDIDAACGQLANKN; encoded by the coding sequence ATGACAAAGAGTGCTGGAATAAAAGACCTTCGTAAAGTCTCTCAAGAGGAGATTGGTGGATTTTTGAAAGAAATCGGTGAAAAGCCTTTTCGTGCCAAGCAAATCAAAGAATGGATTTGGAAAAAGTCTGCCAAAAGCATCGACGAAATGACCAACCTCTCACTCAAAACCCGTGAGATACTCAAAGAGCACTTTGTCATCAATCCAGTCACCGTCGACAAGGAGCAAAAAAGCTCCGACGGCACCATCAAATCTGCCATGAAGCTGCATGACGATCATGTGGTCGAGAGCGTACTCATCCCTGCTGACAACAGGATGACGGCCTGTGTTTCTTCACAGGTAGGATGCTCGCTCAGTTGCAAATTTTGTGCGACGGGATACATGGATCGTGCGAGAAACCTGGATGCCTCAGAAATATACGATCAAGTAGTGGCTGTGCACAATCAGGCCAAGGACAACTTCGACCAGCCCTTGTCCAACATCGTTTACATGGGGATGGGCGAGCCCTTGCTCAACTATGCCAATGTGCTCGAATCCATCAAGCATATCACTTCTCCTGAAGGCCTAAACATGAGTCCGAAGCGAATTACTGTTTCTACCGCAGGTATTGCTAAGATGATTAAGAAGCTGGCTGACGATCAGGTAAAATTCAATTTGGCTCTATCGCTTCATGCCGCCAATGACGAGAAGCGAAACCAGATCATGCCGATCAATGAAACCAATACTTTGAATGTATTGAGAGAGGCGCTGCAGTATTTCTACCAAAAGACGGGCAACAAAATCACTTTTGAATACATCTTGTTTTATGATTTCAACGACTCGGAGCAGGATGCCCAGGAGCTTTATGAGTTCTGGAAACGAGTACCTGCTAGAATCAACATCATAGAATACAATCCTATCAGTGAAGCCAGTTACAAAAATGCAGATGAAAATACGCTGGATAACTTCATGAACTATCTGACCAAACGTGGTGTAAATGTACATGTTCGCAGAAGCCGAGGTAAGGACATCGATGCAGCTTGTGGACAGTTGGCCAACAAAAACTAG
- a CDS encoding TspO/MBR family protein, translating to MLKRTAIYLILNFAALGLGSVFTSEGVISEWYADLDKAPWTPPGWFFGFAWTTIMIAFALYMAHAWSKVVNKRGLLILYGIQWILNISWNPIFFYYHQVALGLISITLLTLVVGIFLVRYKNQLGVHALWVTPYFVWLLVATSLNAYILIQN from the coding sequence ATGCTCAAAAGAACCGCAATTTACCTTATTCTCAATTTTGCTGCCCTGGGTCTGGGCAGTGTGTTTACCAGTGAAGGGGTTATTTCTGAATGGTACGCCGATCTAGATAAGGCTCCCTGGACCCCACCCGGATGGTTCTTCGGGTTCGCCTGGACTACCATCATGATTGCTTTTGCCCTCTATATGGCCCATGCCTGGAGCAAGGTGGTGAACAAAAGAGGCCTTTTGATTCTGTACGGCATACAGTGGATTCTAAATATCTCCTGGAACCCCATCTTTTTCTACTATCACCAAGTGGCATTAGGACTAATTAGCATCACTCTTTTGACTTTGGTAGTTGGGATATTTTTAGTTCGGTACAAAAATCAATTGGGCGTCCATGCACTTTGGGTAACTCCTTACTTTGTTTGGTTATTGGTCGCCACTTCCCTCAATGCCTATATCTTGATTCAGAATTAG
- a CDS encoding (4Fe-4S)-binding protein has translation MATKHYSNDEITVKWQSELCIHSAKCFNGLKEVFDPRARPWVNMEGSSSEKIISQVHQCPSGALSIVDDQLAQKPTQANQTKVVCKPNGPLLIHGAITIEHEGSQTEKDNITALCRCGASKNKPFCDGSHSKVGFEG, from the coding sequence ATGGCGACTAAACATTACTCCAACGATGAAATCACAGTGAAATGGCAGTCAGAACTTTGTATTCATTCCGCCAAATGTTTCAACGGACTTAAAGAAGTTTTTGATCCCCGAGCCAGACCCTGGGTAAACATGGAAGGCAGCAGTTCGGAAAAAATCATCTCTCAGGTTCATCAATGTCCATCAGGAGCACTGTCCATCGTGGATGATCAATTGGCACAAAAACCCACGCAGGCCAATCAAACAAAAGTGGTTTGCAAGCCCAATGGTCCCCTGCTGATCCATGGGGCCATCACAATAGAGCATGAGGGATCCCAAACAGAAAAAGACAATATCACCGCGCTTTGTAGATGTGGCGCCAGCAAAAACAAACCCTTCTGCGATGGAAGCCATTCTAAAGTTGGGTTCGAAGGGTAG
- a CDS encoding Lrp/AsnC family transcriptional regulator yields MKGNIKIDKTDRKILKILQNNGKITNAKLSEEVGLSPAPTLERVKKLEQGGIIKSYHAELNAEMLGLGVNTFVQVSLKGHNKQNIDSFLSKIAQIDEVVECHHITGSGDFILKVIAKDIASYQLLMLEKVSDIEVVDSLQSMVILSTFKNNKEIPIPESNA; encoded by the coding sequence ATGAAAGGAAACATCAAAATCGACAAGACGGATCGGAAAATCTTGAAGATCCTGCAAAACAACGGAAAAATCACCAATGCCAAGCTTTCCGAAGAAGTAGGGCTCTCACCGGCTCCTACTCTTGAGCGAGTCAAAAAACTCGAACAAGGCGGAATCATCAAAAGCTACCATGCTGAATTGAACGCTGAAATGCTGGGTTTGGGGGTCAACACTTTCGTTCAGGTATCTCTCAAAGGGCATAACAAACAGAACATTGATTCTTTCCTATCTAAAATCGCTCAAATAGACGAAGTAGTCGAATGCCATCACATCACAGGCTCTGGAGACTTCATCCTCAAAGTGATCGCTAAAGACATTGCCTCCTATCAATTGCTGATGTTGGAAAAAGTCAGTGACATAGAAGTAGTGGACAGTTTGCAGTCGATGGTAATTTTGTCTACTTTCAAAAACAACAAAGAAATTCCGATTCCAGAATCTAATGCCTGA
- a CDS encoding phosphoribosyltransferase family protein — MSKDIILDSAQIDQRIIRIAYQIYENHLEEKHLILAGVSDNGHEFAQMLEKELKKISNQKYTVGKVDINKEAPLSEEIELDLDDKELIKKPVILIDDVLHSGKTAAYALKALLNVNIKKIEVAVMVNRSHKSFPIYPKYSGYELATTMNDHVTVVFKGKEKGVYLS; from the coding sequence ATGTCAAAGGATATTATATTAGATAGCGCTCAGATCGATCAGCGCATCATACGTATTGCCTATCAGATTTATGAAAATCACTTGGAGGAAAAGCATCTGATTTTGGCCGGTGTATCCGACAATGGCCATGAGTTTGCCCAGATGCTAGAAAAGGAATTGAAAAAAATTTCGAACCAGAAGTACACGGTTGGCAAAGTAGACATCAACAAAGAGGCCCCTCTGTCTGAAGAAATTGAATTAGACCTGGATGACAAAGAATTGATCAAAAAGCCTGTGATACTGATCGATGATGTCCTGCACTCTGGCAAGACGGCGGCCTATGCATTGAAAGCGCTGCTCAACGTTAACATTAAGAAGATAGAAGTGGCCGTAATGGTCAACAGAAGCCACAAGTCCTTCCCCATCTACCCGAAGTATTCAGGATACGAACTGGCTACCACGATGAACGATCACGTGACGGTGGTTTTCAAAGGCAAAGAAAAAGGCGTCTACTTATCATAG
- a CDS encoding M16 family metallopeptidase, which yields MKTSLKFLHLVALLLISVGLGWSQELSEKAIPFDSAITTGQLDNGLKYFIKKNAKPENRVELRLVVNAGSILEDEDQQGLAHFTEHMAFNGSKNFDKNELVSYLQSVGVKFGAHLNAYTSFDETVYILPIPSDDEEILDQGMTILEDWAGNILFDAEELDKERGVVIEEWRLGQGADTRMMEEYLPVILKGSKYAERLPIGKKEILETFPREAITRFYQDWYRPDLMAVVAVGDIDVQQMEQRIKDHFSGLTNPKKERERKEFDLPDNDEPLVAIASDPEATNILFNIMFKKEATDSKTEEDFRRGHVQGLFLEMMNQRLSDLLQSGNPPYLYASTYIGSPVSRTTTAFSGFAVPKPDDIKTGITTMLQEIRRVQLHGFNDSELKTAKLNVMEAYESAYKERDKSKSASYADELIRHFLEKEPVPGITYEHNFVKEHLDGITLEEVNSIIGKWIKKENRILYMTAPEQEDLVLPTEEEILAWVEEYENIELEPLEEEVIDANLLKQEPKGGSIVSQETIDEIDTKVLTLSNGAKVYLKQTDFKNDQILFSAFKEGGTSLASDDGFWSAEMASNIVGLSGVGDYTYTQLEKALAGKSVGLSPYIGELESGFRGNVSPQDLETMFQLAYLYMNQVRKDEEAFQSLMQRNKAILSNVLSNPSYYFQDRMARILSQDHLRGGGIPKVEDLEKVNLDEAIAFFKSEFRVAGAFTYVFVGNFEEESLLPLIEQYLAGGKETRAENTYIDRGVRHPSGMLQEKIYKGTEEQSTVVMSFDEEAKYKQEESYYLRSLAEVLDIKLVEILREEKGGVYGVGASGQGSQRPYEHYALSVKFPCGPENVDTLVMAALDVIKDVQDNGVSEEDLNKIKETQRREMELSWKENGFWLGAIGSYLKNGFELSEMKELDTRIEALSAKDIQKAAQKYVDTSEYAQIVLYPETMKE from the coding sequence ATGAAAACATCCCTAAAGTTTCTCCATCTGGTGGCCTTGCTGCTGATATCTGTTGGTCTCGGCTGGTCGCAAGAATTGTCAGAAAAGGCCATTCCTTTTGATTCTGCTATAACTACAGGCCAGCTAGACAATGGATTGAAATACTTCATCAAGAAAAATGCAAAGCCGGAAAATCGTGTGGAGTTGCGGTTGGTGGTCAATGCCGGATCAATTCTCGAAGATGAGGATCAACAAGGGTTGGCGCACTTCACAGAGCATATGGCTTTCAATGGCTCGAAGAATTTCGATAAAAATGAATTGGTGAGCTACTTGCAGTCTGTGGGAGTGAAATTCGGCGCACATTTGAATGCATATACCTCTTTTGACGAGACGGTTTATATTCTTCCGATTCCATCGGATGATGAAGAGATTTTGGACCAGGGAATGACGATTTTGGAAGACTGGGCTGGCAATATTCTTTTTGACGCTGAAGAATTGGACAAGGAACGCGGCGTGGTGATCGAGGAGTGGAGACTCGGCCAGGGAGCAGATACGCGAATGATGGAGGAATACTTACCTGTAATTCTAAAAGGATCTAAGTATGCTGAGAGACTACCGATTGGCAAGAAGGAGATTTTAGAGACCTTTCCAAGGGAAGCGATTACCAGATTCTATCAGGATTGGTACCGTCCAGACCTGATGGCAGTAGTGGCTGTAGGGGACATTGATGTCCAGCAAATGGAACAGCGTATCAAGGATCACTTTTCTGGATTGACCAACCCTAAGAAGGAAAGAGAAAGAAAAGAATTTGATCTCCCAGATAATGATGAGCCATTGGTAGCTATTGCTTCGGATCCAGAGGCTACCAACATCCTTTTCAACATCATGTTTAAAAAGGAAGCGACGGATTCGAAAACGGAAGAGGATTTTAGAAGAGGGCATGTACAGGGATTGTTTCTAGAGATGATGAACCAGCGATTGAGCGATTTGTTGCAGTCTGGCAATCCTCCTTACCTATATGCAAGCACTTATATAGGATCGCCGGTTTCGAGAACGACTACCGCTTTTTCTGGGTTTGCGGTTCCCAAGCCAGACGATATCAAAACGGGCATCACTACCATGCTGCAAGAAATTAGACGTGTCCAATTGCATGGATTCAATGACTCAGAATTGAAGACTGCTAAGCTGAATGTAATGGAAGCTTATGAAAGTGCATACAAGGAAAGAGACAAATCAAAGTCTGCTTCTTATGCCGATGAATTGATCCGACATTTTTTGGAAAAGGAGCCCGTGCCTGGTATCACTTATGAACACAATTTTGTGAAGGAGCATCTGGATGGCATCACATTAGAAGAAGTGAACAGCATCATCGGCAAATGGATCAAGAAGGAGAACAGAATCCTTTATATGACAGCTCCCGAGCAGGAAGACCTGGTATTGCCTACAGAAGAAGAAATACTAGCCTGGGTTGAGGAATATGAGAACATAGAATTGGAGCCTTTGGAAGAAGAGGTGATTGATGCCAATTTATTGAAGCAAGAGCCTAAAGGAGGCAGCATCGTTTCGCAAGAAACAATCGATGAAATAGATACGAAAGTCCTGACACTGTCCAATGGTGCCAAGGTCTATCTTAAGCAGACGGATTTTAAGAATGATCAGATTCTTTTTTCAGCCTTTAAGGAAGGAGGAACTTCTCTGGCATCTGACGATGGTTTTTGGTCAGCAGAGATGGCTTCTAATATAGTAGGGTTAAGCGGAGTGGGCGACTACACCTACACTCAATTGGAGAAAGCGCTGGCGGGTAAGTCGGTTGGCTTGTCTCCCTACATTGGAGAGCTAGAGTCTGGTTTTCGAGGCAATGTTTCTCCTCAGGACCTGGAGACCATGTTCCAACTCGCCTACCTGTATATGAATCAGGTCAGGAAAGATGAAGAGGCTTTTCAGTCTTTGATGCAGCGCAACAAGGCCATATTGTCCAATGTGCTATCCAATCCGTCTTACTATTTTCAGGATCGCATGGCACGGATTCTGAGTCAGGATCATTTGCGTGGGGGAGGAATTCCTAAAGTAGAGGATCTGGAAAAGGTGAATTTGGATGAGGCCATTGCTTTTTTCAAATCGGAATTTAGAGTAGCTGGCGCCTTTACCTATGTCTTTGTGGGCAATTTCGAAGAGGAGAGTCTTCTGCCATTGATTGAACAGTATTTAGCAGGAGGAAAGGAAACCAGGGCAGAGAATACCTATATCGATCGTGGCGTGCGTCATCCCTCAGGAATGCTACAAGAAAAAATCTATAAAGGAACTGAGGAGCAAAGTACAGTTGTGATGAGCTTTGACGAGGAAGCGAAGTACAAGCAAGAAGAAAGCTATTATCTACGGTCTTTGGCTGAAGTATTGGATATCAAGCTAGTGGAAATCTTGAGAGAAGAAAAAGGAGGAGTATACGGTGTAGGAGCGAGTGGTCAGGGAAGTCAAAGACCTTATGAGCATTATGCCCTTTCAGTCAAATTCCCTTGTGGACCCGAAAATGTGGATACGCTGGTCATGGCAGCCCTGGATGTGATCAAGGACGTGCAGGACAATGGAGTATCCGAAGAGGACCTTAACAAGATAAAAGAAACGCAGCGTCGCGAGATGGAATTGAGTTGGAAAGAAAATGGATTCTGGTTAGGGGCGATAGGAAGTTACCTGAAGAACGGGTTTGAGCTCAGCGAAATGAAGGAGCTGGACACGCGAATCGAGGCGCTAAGCGCGAAAGACATTCAAAAAGCCGCTCAGAAATATGTAGATACTTCTGAGTATGCTCAGATCGTTTTATATCCTGAAACGATGAAGGAGTAG